The Rhodospirillales bacterium genome includes the window TGCCGGGCGGCAGGCGGAAGCGGACGTTCCAGAAATTCTGCGATGGTGGCGTCGATCTGGCCGCGGCGCCGCAACGCGGTCGTGATCAGCGCGCGGGCGAAGGCCCGGTCACGGTCGTCCAGGCCGGGCAGCAGGGTCGACGCCGCCAGCGCCTCCTGCAGCGCCACATTCCGAAACAGCACCGACGACAGGACAGCTGCCGCGGCCTGCCGAGCCCGCAGCAGCTGCTTCGGATCCCCGGATGATCCGGACCTCTGACCGTGGCGGCGCCCGTCCGACCTAGCGGCGCGGGACCCGGGTGATGGTGCCGGCCGACGGGGGAACTTTGCCGCTGCCTCGCGTCCCGGTCGACCCGGCGGGCCTTGCCGTGTTCGATCACCGGGCGCCCGGCGCGGGCGACCAGCGGCAGTCTGCCGACCGTTATCGTCCCGCCGCCGGTCGCGCTCGGGGCCACGGCGATCCTTGTCGCCTCCGGTGCGTGCGGTGCGCGCCGGTGGGTTGGCGGCCGCTTCCCCGCCGGTCTGCCGGTGCCTGCCTGCAGCATTCCGGGCATGCTGCCGGCGAGCGGGCGGGCGGGCGCCGGGCGCATCGGCTCGCTGCTTGTTCCCCCAGACACGCCGGGACGGCCCGGTGTCGCCGGCGCGGTGCACAGGATCGGTCCTTCGCCCGCCCGCGCCGCCAGCGGCGCGCTTGGGCCGGGACCGCGCCATATCGGGCGGCTTGCCTTGGGAGTCTCGGGACGGACCCCTGGCCCGCCGCACCGCCCGATCGCCTGTGCTTGACCTGTCCCGACCGGGTGCGCCCTCAGAGTGCCGTCCGCGATCGCCACGGGAACCGGCGGCAGCGCTCCCGGAATCACGAGGTCCGGACCCGCGCCGCGGCTTGCGGACGCCGTCCCGAGGTTGGTGAACGGACGTCGGTCGCGCCTTCTTGGGCGAATGCTTGGCCTGCGCCTCGCGCCCCGCCTGATCCCTTGAGCGGCCGTCGCGGCGCCGGCCGGCAGCTTCTGCGTCCGAAGGGGGACGCGGTACATGCTTTGGCATGGCAGAGCCCTTAACCGCGTCTCACCTTAGGGTAGCATGCGCCGTCGGGCTGATCGGCGGCAGGCTCATCGACGGCCCCGACTCCCCCCGCAGCGGCTGCCGATCGGAGAGCCCGCGACGATGAATCTCGGCCTGGTACGACTGATCACGCTGGCGTGCACCGCGTACCTGCTCTCGCAGTTCTACCGGTCATCGGTGGGCGTGCTGGCACCGGATCTGATGAGCCGGCTGTCGCTCACGCCTGAGGAGCTCGGCCGCCTGGGAGGGATTTTCTTTCTCGCGTTCGCATGCGCGCAGTTGCCGCTCGGCGTGCTGCTCGACCGATACGGACCCCGCAAGACAACCTCCCTCGTGCTGGTGGGAGCAGCGCTGGGGGCGTTCCTGTTCGCCACCTTCACGGAATTCTCCGGCCTGTTGGCCGGACGCGCCCTGATGGGAGCAGGCTGCTCGGTCGGACTGATGGGATCACTGGTCCTGTTCTCCCGGTGGGTACCGTCGCGCCGGTTCGCGACCATGGCCGGGCTGGTCCTCGGGGTCGGGGGTTTCGGCGGCATCCTCGCCACCACGCCGCTTGCAGCCGCCTCCGCCTGGGTGGGCTGGCAGGGCGTCTTCATCGGCATGGGAGCCATCACGCTGGTGGTGGCGATGGTCTTCTGGCTGACCGTCCGCGACACGCCGGACGGCACGCCATTTCAGAAGACTCGAATCGGCGGCCGGGAGGACAACGTGCTGCGGGGATTTCTGGAGATCCTCACCACGCGCGATCTGTGGTTCATGTT containing:
- a CDS encoding MFS transporter; translation: MLFRNVALQEALAASTLLPGLDDRDRAFARALITTALRRRGQIDATIAEFLERPLPPAAR
- a CDS encoding MFS transporter, producing the protein MNLGLVRLITLACTAYLLSQFYRSSVGVLAPDLMSRLSLTPEELGRLGGIFFLAFACAQLPLGVLLDRYGPRKTTSLVLVGAALGAFLFATFTEFSGLLAGRALMGAGCSVGLMGSLVLFSRWVPSRRFATMAGLVLGVGGFGGILATTPLAAASAWVGWQGVFIGMGAITLVVAMVFWLTVRDTPDGTPFQKTRIGGREDNVLRGFLEILTTRDLWFMLPISFVGYGGLLAILGLWGAPYLKDVQGLGDIDRGNVLLATAAAWNVGCILFGRADRLFDTRKWTAVAGCCGLALVISVIAVIPQVPLWLNLVLFGVLGLVGAFSVLLLAHYRALFPVRLVGRALTFTNFFNFGGVFVLQWTTGLVLSSRGGTASGAPPEAYTTAFLMIAVVLTLATFAYLFARDYRPSSEIPG